The DNA window CTGCAGACCGCCAGCCTCATACCGCGACAGCCACACATGCACCGTCTTGCGCGACACCCCGAACCGGGCCGCGACATCCTTCACCGTCTCGCCGTCGGCGATCACCGCCCGCACAGCCTCATACCGCTGCTCCGCCACAGAAAACTCCCTCATGAACCGGGAGTGTCACCAATCAGCCGAAGTAGGTGTCACCCATCACCCGAAACACTGACACCCATCACCCGAAGCTCGAGTGAGAGGCATCAGCCGAAGTCATACACGGCACCCGAGCCGCCTGTCGGAATCGAACCGACGACCTATTCATTACGAGTGAATCGCTCTACCGACTGAGCTAAGGCGGCGTGCGCCGCTGGCGGCGCGAACGGCAGTCTAGCCGGGCGGACGGTGCCGGCTCACTCGGTTAGCGGCACACCGTTCCGGGCTTCGGGGTCTGCAGATCGTCGATGTAGGACTTCACTGCGCCGTCCACACAAGGGTCGCCACGCAGGTAGGCCGTGTGCCCGTCACCGACATAGGTGAGCAGCACTCCGGAGGACAGCTGCTTGGCGAGCGCCTGCGCCCACACGTACGGCGTGGCCGGATCGCGCGTCGTACCGATCACGAGGATCGGCGGGGCGCCCTGCGCGTGCACCTCGTGCAGCCGCTCCACGGGCCGCACCCGCCAGAACGCGCAAGGCAGCGCGCCGTACTCGATTGCCGCGCCGAAGTCGGGGGCCTGCCGGGCGAACCGGTGCGCGTCGTCGACGTACGTAGACACCGCACGCGGCGACGGGCGATCGATGCAGTTGATCGCCATGTTCGACTCGATCAGGTTCGTGTAGGTGCCGTTCGGCCGCCGTTCGGTGAGCGAGTCCGCGAACGCGAGCAGCTCCGCGCCGTCGCCCTTCATCGCGGCGCCGACTGCGTTCCACAGCTCGGTCCAGTCCTCCGGTGAGTACAGCCCCGAGGCGAGCCCTTCGAAGAACTCGCCGGCGCTGAACAGCCGCCCGTTCACGGTCTCCGGATGAGCGATGAGCCGCACCTGCAGCGAATGGATCGCAGTGAGTGCCGCTGGCACGCTCGATCCGAGCGGGCACGACCCCGATCGCACGCAGGCCGCCAGGAAGTCGTCGAGGTCGGTCTGGAATCCCTTGGCCTGCACCAGGTTCTCCTGGGTCGCCGACTCGTCGGGGTCGAGCGCCCCGTCCAGCACCATCGCCCGGATGTGGGTCGGGAAGAGCTGCGCGTACTTCGCGCCGAGATAGGTGCCGTACGACGCGCCGTAGTAGGTCAGTTTCGCGTCACCGAGCGCGGCGCGTAGCACGTCCATGTCGCGCGCCTGGTCGATGGTTCCGACGTGGTCGAGATAGGAGCCGTTGCGCCGATAGCAGGAGTTCGCGAACAGCTTCGCCTCGGCGACCACCCGGGCCAGCTGGGCCGGCGTGGTGGGCGTCGGGTCGGTGTTGATGTAGGTGTCGAGCTGCGAGGAGCTCAGGCACCGAATCGGGTCGGACTGACCTACCCCGCGCGGGTCGAACGACACCAGGTCGTAGTGGTCGGTCAGCTGCGCGAACGCCTGTGCCGCCTCCTCCTCGAAGCTCACACCCGACGCGCCCGGACCGCCCGGGTTGACGATGAGCGAGCCGTAGTGCTTGCCGGTCGAGGGCTGTCGCACGACCGCGATCCGAAGCGTCGCGCCATCCGGCTTCGAGTAGTCCAACGGCACCAGCAGCCGCGTGCATTGAAAGCTGCGGTCGCACGGCCGCCACACCAACCGCTGGGTGTAGAAGCGACGTAGGTCGGGCGCCGATGCAGTGATGGATGCCGGAGCGGGCGTCGAGGTCACCGGTCCGGACGGTGTGGTCGACCCTGAGGACGTACAGCCGGTCACGGTGGCCGCGGCCACGAGCAGGGCGAGGATCAGGCGTCGGATGACCCTGCTCCTGCCGATGCGCCCACAGCTGAAGCGTACGGCGGCCAACTCCCACGCGGTGTGACACCGCGGACGTGAGCCGGCTCAGCCGGTGTGCAGTGCCACGGCCATCGCCTCGACCGCGAGCAGCGGTGCGACGTTCGCGCCGATCGCCTCCCGGGCCTCCAGGATGGCCTCGATCCGGCGCAACGTGGCTTCCGGCGCGCTCGTCGACGCGAGCCGGGCGATGGTCGGCTCGAGGTCGGCGTTGATCGCCTCGATCGGCGCGCCGAGCTGCACGAGGAGCACGTCGCGGTAGAAGGAGGCGAGATCGACCAGCGCCCGATCCAGCGCGTCACGCTGGGTCCTGGTCGCTCGTGACCGTTGCCGTTTCTCCAGCTCGGAGAGCGCGCCTGCGATCCCGCGCGGCTTCGCCGCGCCCCGAGCACCGGTGTCGCCGTACGCCTCGCGCAACGCCTCCTTCTCCTCGCCGTCGAGTGCGGCGCTGACCGCGGCGGCCTCCTCCTTGGCCGCCGCGACCAGTCGTTCGGCCGCGGCGAGACAACCGCCGATGGAAGCGACCTGCAACGGCAGCTCGAGCACCTCCCGCCGGCGGCGCGCGGCCTCGTCGTCGACGGCGAGCCGCCGGGCGCGGCCGATATGGCCTTGGGACGCGCGCGCCGCGAACGACGCCACCTCGGGCGAGACTCCTTCGGCCGCGAGCTGGCCGGCGACGGCCGCACTCGAGGGAATCCGCAAGCCGACCAGCACGCAGCGCGACCGTACCGTCGGCAGCAGGTCCTCGGTCGACGGCGCGCAGAGCAGCCAGAGCCCTCGCGGGGGTGGTTCCTCGAGAGCTTTGAGCAAAGCGTTGAGCGCCTGCTCGGTGAACCGGTCGGCGTCTTCGATGATGGTGATCTGCCAGTGCCCTCGG is part of the Mycobacteriales bacterium genome and encodes:
- a CDS encoding helix-turn-helix domain-containing protein, coding for MREFSVAEQRYEAVRAVIADGETVKDVAARFGVSRKTVHVWLSRYEAGGLQ
- a CDS encoding alpha/beta hydrolase produces the protein MTSTPAPASITASAPDLRRFYTQRLVWRPCDRSFQCTRLLVPLDYSKPDGATLRIAVVRQPSTGKHYGSLIVNPGGPGASGVSFEEEAAQAFAQLTDHYDLVSFDPRGVGQSDPIRCLSSSQLDTYINTDPTPTTPAQLARVVAEAKLFANSCYRRNGSYLDHVGTIDQARDMDVLRAALGDAKLTYYGASYGTYLGAKYAQLFPTHIRAMVLDGALDPDESATQENLVQAKGFQTDLDDFLAACVRSGSCPLGSSVPAALTAIHSLQVRLIAHPETVNGRLFSAGEFFEGLASGLYSPEDWTELWNAVGAAMKGDGAELLAFADSLTERRPNGTYTNLIESNMAINCIDRPSPRAVSTYVDDAHRFARQAPDFGAAIEYGALPCAFWRVRPVERLHEVHAQGAPPILVIGTTRDPATPYVWAQALAKQLSSGVLLTYVGDGHTAYLRGDPCVDGAVKSYIDDLQTPKPGTVCR
- a CDS encoding DNA polymerase III subunit delta', coding for RGHWQITIIEDADRFTEQALNALLKALEEPPPRGLWLLCAPSTEDLLPTVRSRCVLVGLRIPSSAAVAGQLAAEGVSPEVASFAARASQGHIGRARRLAVDDEAARRRREVLELPLQVASIGGCLAAAERLVAAAKEEAAAVSAALDGEEKEALREAYGDTGARGAAKPRGIAGALSELEKRQRSRATRTQRDALDRALVDLASFYRDVLLVQLGAPIEAINADLEPTIARLASTSAPEATLRRIEAILEAREAIGANVAPLLAVEAMAVALHTG